From the Melospiza georgiana isolate bMelGeo1 chromosome 4, bMelGeo1.pri, whole genome shotgun sequence genome, the window GTCCCTGCTCATCGGGGGACTCTTGGGGAGCCCTGGGTGGGGAGTGCAGACCCTGGGGCTTCCCTCAGGTGTCCCTGGGCACAGTGACACCCAGGACTGGAGAGGAGTCCCTGGGCTTGGGGGTGTCCATGGTTCACTGTCATGGCCCAGGTACTCTCTtgtgctgggctgcacagcccccCACCCAGTACCCTCCCCGTGTGCCCCATGTGCCAGTCCCGGTACCCTCCCcgtgtgccccctgtgcccctgagCTCCCCCTGCATGGGCTCCGTGCCCTTCTGTGTCCCATGTCCCACCTGTGCCAGGTTCCCCAGCCCCTGGTGCCCCCCCAGGTGccccccaggtgcccccagccccGTACCGGGCCCGTAGGCACGCGCTCGGCCGGGCTCGGGGAGCCGGGGCCGCACGGGGGCCCCCGGCCGCAGCTTGGCCTTGGGGAACTGGGACAGGTACGTCATCACCGAGTGCTCGTCCACGTTGGGGTCCACGATCTCCTCGGGGGCGATCACCTGGGGGAACCCAGCACCGTCAGACCCTCCTGGCACCCTCACCCTGGGGACCCTGCTGGGGAGCCCCCGCCACGCTCCCCACTGCCAGGAGAGACCCCGACACCAACACCCTCCTGGGACCCCGACACCCTCCTGGGACCCTCCCTGCCGTGCTGGGGAACGCCCCCACCCACACCCCCACCCGCAGGTGCCATGGGGCACCCCGGGACCCCTGTGGATCCCCAAGGACACCCCCAGGACACCTGGGTGAGTGCCAGTGCCTCCCACACCCCTGGGAGACCCCCGCAGTGCCCCCCACGCCCCCGTGCCGTACCTGGGGCACTCCCAGCCAGTCGTCTGCCTGCTGCATAGCCTCCCGAGCGTTCTGCACCGGCTTGTTGGGGTCCCACTTCTCCCAGTCTGGGCACAGACCTGCAGGGGGGCAGGAGGGTCAGGGGTGCACCCTGTCCTGGACCCTCCTGACCCCGTCCTGCCCCCCGTCCTGACCCCCCCTTCTGCACCTGCTGCCCCCAGTATCTCCATCGGTGCCCCCCAAGCCAGCCTGCACCCCGTACCCTCCATACCCCTGTCAGCAGCCCCCTGTCCCACCCCTTGCCCCCCATCCCCTATTCCCCCCTCACCTGGGGCTCAGTTTCCCCCCATTTCTCCACCCCATTTGCCCCCCCATCcccgctgctgctcctcacccgGGGTGCAGTTCTCCCCCCCATTTGTCCCCCATTTGTCTCCTCATTTGTCCCCTCATTTGTCCCCCATTTGCACCCCATTTGTCCCCACTCCTCACTCGGGGCGCAGTTGCCTCTCATTTGCCCCCCATTTATCCCCCATTtgcccccattttccccccctcccctcctcacCCGGGGCGCAGTTGCCCCCCATTTGCCCCCATTTgtccccccattttccccccatttgtccccccatttccccccatcccctcctcaCCCGGGGCGCAGTTGTCCACCAGCGCTCCCAGCGCTTTCCCGTCGCGCCAGTCGCGGTTGAAGTTGGTGATGGGCAGCTGCGGCACCTTGTGCTggatccagcccagcagccGCTGCTTGGGGGTCTGGTGGCGCCCTTcgtcgtcctcctcctcctcccacatGGGCATCGAGATGGAGTAGTGCAGGATGAGGGTCCAGATCAGCCCCAGGATCAGCTTCAGGTTCCCGTCCACGATGGCTTTGCTGTCTGCGGGGGAGGAACGGGGCGGCTGAACCCCGAGATCGCTCGGGACTCCCCCGGGCACCCCGACATCCTGTGGGACCCGCGGGGGGACCCCGGAACCGGAGAGTCGCGGGATCAGCCTCAGGGATCACCCCCAAACCTCAGAGGACCAGCACGGGCACCGCTGGGGCACCCCCAAACCTCAGAGGACCAGCACGGGCACCCCTGgggcacccccaaaccccacagcaccAGCACGGGCACCCCTGACACCTCGAAACGCCACAGCACCTCCACAGGGACCCCTGgggcacccccaaaccccacagcaccAGCACGGGCACCCCTGACACCCCGACATCCGCGGCACAGGGGGCGCACCCCAGACCCGTCCCGGGGCGCCCCGACACCCCACGGGAGCCCGCACCCCAAGGCCTGCCCGGGGACACGCCAGAAGCGAGGGAGGAGCCCAGGACAgcgccccccgagccccccgagcccccgcaCCGCCCTGGGGAGGGGGCGCAGCCCCCAGTGAGCGCCCGGGAGCGCCGCACCCCGCCCGCCCCGTGGATTCCTGGAGCGCCACcgaggggaaactgaggcacgggagGGCCGGGGGGAGGGGGCCCGAGGCATCCCGGCCCTCCCCCACCGCCCCGCGGGGCGGACCCTCCCCCGCTCCCCTCCCCCGCCGCTTCCCCCCCGAGCGATCGCGTTTCAGGGAGGAAatgggggctgtgggagggggCGGGAGCTGGGGGGCAGCACCTGGGGGGGGGGGCAGAACTCGGGGTCACACCTGGGGGGGTCCCCAAAGTTCGGGGTCACACCTGGGGAGGGGGGGCAGAACTCGGGGTCACACCTGGGGGGGTCCCCAAAGCTCGGGGTCAGGCCTGGGGGGGCCCAAAGCTCGGGGTCAGGCCTGGGGGTCCCGGGGGCACAAGGACGCGCGTGGGAGGGGCGGTGATGGCGCGGGGGGGCTCCGGCAGCCCCGGTGCGGCCGCGCGGGggggcccagccctgcccgtgccGGGGGGGTCACGGCGCAGCTGTCGGCTGGGGGTGGGCGCTGGGGCCCGGCAGGGGTGGgtgcgggccgggccgggccccccCGCGCGTGAGATcagcgccccggccccgcgccaAGCGTGAGCTCAGCCCCCCCGcgcggcacggcccggcccggctcggcacagcccggctcggctcggctcggcacggGCCGGACcccccggctcggctcggcacagcccggctcggcacagcccggctcggctcggctcggcacggGCCGGACCCCCCtgctcggctcggcccggcccggctcggcacAGCCCGGCTCGGCACGGGCCGGACCGCACACCGCACCGCCCTCCACACGCACCCCTGCACACCCGCCCGGTGCCTCCAGCCTTGCACGCTCACCCCCATTGCCATTGCCATCCCTCCGCCGCTCTTGCACACTCGCCCCGCTCCTGCTCCCGTCACCCTCCCCTTGCACACTGATCCCCATTCTCACCTGCCCTTCGGCCTCACTCTTGCACGCACCCTCCGTTCCCATTCATCCATCGCCCTGCTCTTGCACACTCACCCGCGGGCCCATCCTCATTTGTCCATCGTGCCCCTTGCACACTTATCCTCCCCTCCCACTCCTCCATTCCCCACCGGCGCGCTCTCACCCTATTcacacccatccatccatccctccctttACACACTCATCCATGTCCTCACTTGTCCACCCCTGCCCTCGTACACCCACCCTccatttcccattcccccaTCACTCCCACCCTTGCACACCCATTCCTCATCCTCATTTGTCCATTGGCCTTGCACGCTCACCGTGCCCCATCCTCACGGCACCCACAGCCACGCTCTGCCCACGGCACCACCCCTGCCCGGCCTCGCACACTCACCGTGCCCATTCCCCCTCCACCCTCACACCGTTCCCCTTGCACACCCACCCACGGACACCGTCCCCCCTTGCACACCCACCAATGGACACGAGCTTGATGTGCTCCCGCTCCAGGAACTCGAGGGCCACCGAGACGTTCTCCAGCTTCATCTGGCGGAAGTTGGGGCGCGGGTGGTGCTTGCGCCCCATCTTCTTCTGGCTGAGCACCTCGAGCAGCGCGATGAGGCGCAGCCCGTCGCTCAGGTCGCGCTGCAGGTCCACGATGCGCTTCTGCACACACTTGAGGTGCTCGTTGCACCAGCGCGTGAACGTGTTCTGCTGGATCTTCTTCCAGGGCGCGTCCTCCGCAAGGTCCTTCTCGGTGGCCGGCAGCTCCTCGGGGTCCTCGCCCGGCGCCGCCTCGTACGTGGAGTTCATcctgcggggctgggggctcctcGGTGGGCACGGGGGTCCCGAGTGGACGGGGGATAGTCCTGGGTCACTTGTGGCGCTGGGCGGGGGTCGCGGGTCAGTCCCGGTGTCCCGGAGGGATCCTGGCACCGTGGGGCGGGTCCCGAGTCGGGGCCGGGGTCCTGTGGGGGTCCTGTGGGTGCCCGGGGTGGGGCTCCTGGGTGCCGGTGGCGAGGCTGGCGCTGGGGCCGCTGTCCCGGGTCGGGGCCGCTGTCCCGGGTCGGGCCGGTGTCCCGGGTGgggccctggctgggtgctgtgccCGCTGTGGGTCCCGGGGCTGGGCGATGGCGTCCCGGGTCAGTCCCGGTTCCGGGGCAGGGGTCCGGGTGGGTCTCTGTGTCCTGGATGGGGTCCCGGTTCCCGCAATGGGGCACGGTGTCCTCGGTCAGTGCCGGTGCCCGGGGACGGTCCCGGTGCCCGGGGTCAGTACGGGCGCCTGAGGACGGGCTCCCGTCCCAGTCCCGCTGTCCCGAGAGGGGCTCGCTGCCCGGTACCGGTGTCCTGGCTAGGGGTCCCTATAGCCGGGGTCGGGGCCGGTGTCCTGGCTCTGTCCCGGTGCAAGTTCCCGGTGCCGGGGTCGGTTCCCGGTGGGTTCCCGGAGGGCTGGGGGTTCCGGAGGGGTCCCGGCTCGGTTCCCGAGTAGCTCCCGGAGCGGCGGGGTCCGGTGTGTTCGCGGTGTGTCCCAGGAGCGCTCCTGGGCCAGGGGCGACGGCGGCAAgtggcggggccggggggcggcggcggctttaagcgctgccccggcccggcccgccccgtcCCGGGGAGGGACCGAGCCGGAGGGACGGAAAGACCGCCCGGCCGCCGGGGTGGGGGGCCCGGCCCTCGCTATTTACGGCCCCGGCCTCACAGCCGGACCTCCGGACACCGCACCCCAAAACCGCCGGGCTCCGGCACCCCCAAACCCCGGACACCGGCACCCCAAAACCGCCCGGCTCCGGCACTCCCCAAACCCCGGAGCCCCGGACATCGCAACCCAAAACCGCCCGGCTCCGGCACCCCCGAACCCCGGACACCGGCACCCCAAAACCGCCGGGCTCCGGCACCCCCCAAACCTCAGACCCCGGGGTCGGCACCCCCCAAACCTCGCACTGCGGCACCCCAGAACCCCGGATCCGGCACCTCCTGAAACACGAGATCCCCGCACCCCCGACTGTGGCACTCCCGGACCAAGGCTCCCCCGAGCCCCGGCACCCCCGAACCCCCAAACCCCGGCAGTTCCAAAACCACACAGACATCAGCTCCCCTAAAGCTCTGACACCCCTAAAACCTCTGTAACCTCAAACACCAGCACGCCCAAACACCGATACAAACACCCCAAAAGGCCGGCACCCACAGACTCCCAAACACTGCACCCCAAcaccccaaaactccccaaattccctgaaGTCCAGTGTCACAGCTCCTAAACTCTGGCACCTCGGAACCCCCTGCCCCAGACATTGGCACCCCCAAGCTTTGCAGGCTGAATCACTGGCACGCCTAAACTTCAGCACCCCCAAACCTCAGCACCCCAAACCTCGGCCCCCAGGTACCCCAGCCTCCCTACATGAAACACTGGTACCCCAAATCCCGGTATCCAAACACCCCCGAAACTGTgtcaccccaaaatctgggCACCGCCAAACTCCAGGATCTACCCCCAATAACCCCAAATACGTGCAACCTCgacaccccaaaacctcagCACCCTATAGCCCAGGCGCCCCAACACTCTGTTATCCTGATACAGCTGTGCTTGATACCCCAACACCGCAGACACCCCAATGCTGCAGCCCCCACAGCACAAcgcaccccaaacccccccagaCTTCCTCGGAACCCCCTCACTCATCCCTTCCCCCTCGGGAACCCCTGAAAAACTCACATGGACactctcccagccccaggggcacagccGAGACCCCACAGACCCTCCCGGGACCCCCTCTGGGGCAGCCCCCGGGACccctccccagagccacccccgCCGTGgaacccccccagcccccctggccgtgcctcagtttccccatggCAGTGGCCCAtgcctggggagggggctcGCTCATATTTGGGGTGCGCCCTGAACCCCGCTGCCCCCAGTCTCTCTTATGTCCCCCCCATTCCAGGCACCCTCGGGAGGCGGGGGGGGACACTTGTGTGACCCACATGTGTGTGCTTTGGGGGACACTTGTGTGACCCACATCTGGCCCTTTGGGGGACACTTGTGTGACCCACACGTGTGTGCCTTGGGGGACACTTGTGTGACCCACATGTGTGTGCTTTGGGGGACACTTGTGTGACCCACACGTGTGTGCCTTGGGGGACACTTGTGTGACCCACATGTGTGTGCTTTGGGGAATACTTGTGTGACCCACACCTGGCCCTTGGGGGGAACACTTGTGTGACCCACATGTGTGTGCTTTGGGGGACACTTGTGTGACCCACATCTGGCCCTTTGGGGGACACTTGTGTGACCCACATGTGTGTGCTTTGGGGGACACTTGTGTGACCCACACCTGGCCCTTGGGGGGACACTTGTGTGACCCACACCTGGCCCTTGGGGGGGACACTTGTGTGACCCACATGTGTGTGCTTTGGGGAATACTTGTGTGACCCACATCTGGCCCTTGGGGGGACACTTGTGTGACCCACACCTGGCCCTTTGGGGGGACACTTGTGTGACCCACATCTGGCCCTTTGGGGGCTGATTTGGGGCGTATCGTGTTCCCCCTGTTCCGGTGCCTGCCCTGGAAGCTTCCAAGGGAAGGGGGGGGGGCCGGGTGCACCCCGAGGTGACAACGGGTGACAAGGGGTGACGTGGGGGGGGTGACGCGGCGGCGCCTGCGCCAACACCTAAAAATAACCTGCCGAGTCAGAGCCACGCAGCAGCACCCGAAATAcccggggggcgcgggggggcACCCCCACACATCATCACCCGAAATACCCGGGGGGGGGCTCACAATGGGGGGGGCACCCCCACACATCATCACCCGAAATACCCGGTGGGTGCTGCCGGTACCAGTGGGTGCTCCCAGTACCAGTGGGTGCTCCCAGTACCGGTGGGTGCTCCCAGTACCGGTGGGTGCTCCCAGTACCGGTGCGTGCTCCCAGTACTGGTGGGTGCTGCCGGTGCCAGTGGGTGCTCCCAGTACTGGTGGGTGCTCCCAGTACCGGTGCGTGCTCCCAGTACCAGTGCGTGCTCCCAGTACCAGTGGGTGCTCCCAGTACCAGTGGGTGCTCCCAGTACCGGTGGGTGCTCCCAGTACCAGTGGGTGCTCCCAGTACCGGTGCGTGCTCCCAGTACCGGTGCGTGCTCCCAGTACTGGTGGGTGCTCCCAGTACTGGTGGGTGCTGCCGGTGCCAGTGGGTGCTCCCAGTACCAGTGGGTGCTCCCAGTACCGGTGCGTGCTCCCAGTACCGGTGCGTGCTCCCAGTACCAGTGGGTGCTCCCAGTACCAGTGCGTGCTCCCAGTACCGGTGGGTGCTCCCAGTACCGGTGCGTGCTCCCAGTACCGGTGGGTGCTCCCAGTACCAGTGGGTGCTCCCAGTACCAGTGGGTGCTCCCGGTACCGGTGCGTGCTCCCAGTACCGGTGGGTGCTCCCGGTACCGGTGGGTGCTCCCAGTACCGGTGGGTGCTCCCAGTACCGGTGCGTGCTCCCAGTACCGGTGGGTGCTCCCAGTACCGGTGGGCGCTGCCGGTGCCAGTGGGTGCTCCCAGTACCGGTGGGTGCTCCCAGTACCAGTGCGTGCTGCCGGTACCAGTGGGCACTGGTGGGTTGGCAGTGGGCCCTGGTGGGTGCCGGGGGTCccggcagggctggcagtgccggcgctgcagccccagagctccacgcccagcacctcctcctgctCGGCAGCACCCCCGAGCCCCTTCCCCACTCCGGGGCCCCCACCCCAGAcccacagagccacagagccccaggatccctgaggctggaaaagccctcccagcccacggagccccagctgtgcccagtgcccaccttgccccagagccctgagtgccacctccaggagctcctgggacacctccagggatgggcaccccaaagctccctgggcagcccctgccaagccTGGCTGTTGCCACCGTGCCCTCCCTCTGCCGTGGCCCCCCCGGCCCTGCGCTgtgtcacccccagccccagtgacCGCAGCCccacaggggacatggggagggACGGGGAGGGACGGGGGGCCCTCTGTGGGGTGTCTGTCCCCTGCGTCCCCACCCTGTGGCACCCTTTTGGGGGTGCCCCTCCATGGGGATGCCCAGTACACACCCGCAGAGCTGACCTGacccagtacagcccagtacGGCCCAGTATGGCCCAGTACGGCCCAGTATGGCCCAGTacagcaccagcagagctgaCCTGacccagtacagcccagtatggcccagtacagcccagtacGGCCCAGTACAGCACCCGCAGAGCGGACCTGacccagtacagcccagtatGGCCCAGTACAGCTCAGTACGGCCCAGTATGGCCCTgttgagcccagcacagcctggtaCAGCATGACCACACCCAGTACAACCCCATAGGACACAGTACAATCCCGTGGCACAATACAGTGCAGTACAGCCCAGTGTGGTCCAGTACAGCCCAGTACAAAGCTGTAGAGCCCAGTACAAGCCAGTACAGTACAGGCCAACATGATCCAGTACAGCCCAGCAGAACATGGGCTGGGGGTTCAGCCCACCCCATCCCCCTGTTCCTCCCCTGGCCCGTcccacagccccccagccccatctctgccccagagctggacagaCCCCCAGGGCACCCCCAGGGCGGGCACAGCACCCCCTGGACGTGTCCCCCTGCCCTGACTGAGCTCCCCCGTCCCTGAGGGTCCCCGGTGCCACAGTGAGGTCCCTGCTCCGGCCTTTATAGGCGCCCCAGCCCGGGGGGGCCCCGTAATCCCCCCCTAAGCAGCTTCTGCTCATCCTTCCTGTTCCCCGGGGGTGCCTCGCCTGGGGAGGGACAcggggggagggagggcaggaaaCGCTGGGAGTCCTTGGGACTGAGTCCCAGCAGCGCACCCCCAAAGTgacccctcccctcccctccccatcaGTGACCCCCGGCACTGCACCCCAAAATGAACACCCCCCCTCAGACACCCCCCCACCTCCAGCAGTGCCCCCCAGGCTTCCCCTCACCCCTTGATACCCCCAGACTGCCCCCACCTCACCTGGGGtccccccagcacagggatccCCCAAGCCCAGAACTGGGGACAATTGCCTGGGCGGGGGCAGACGCTTGGGGGGCACcctggggtgtggggtggggggcAGCGGGTGGGGGGCTCACAAGGGAAACCCTGAGCTCTCCCCAAGGCGACCAGGGCTGGGCCATCCTGGGGGAGTGGGATCAAGGCTGGGGACCCCTGGGACACCTGGCCATGCTGGGGGTGACCAGGACAGAGCCTGGGGACCCCTGGGGCACACTGAGGAGGACCCTGATGGCATCAGGACTAAGGCCGGGGACCTCTGGCCGTTGTGGTGGGACCAAGACTCGGGCTTGGGAACACCTGAACaccccaggaggagcaggaccAAGCTTGGAGACCCCTCCCCATACCCAGCTGTTGGGGGGAGCCCTCGtgcccccccaaatcccccagagCACCGGCAATCGGCTCGAGCCGGCTCAGGGCGCCGATTAGGGGCTGAGCCCGGTTTAGCCCACCCTAATCCCCAAGTTtggccgggctgagccctgatCCCCCCTAAGCGGCTTTGGGGGCGCAGGGTATATCAGGGGGGTGGGCGCCCCCCCCCCCAGCACCGCCGCCATGGACGAGGAAGAGTTCTACCTGTTCAAGAACCAGTCGTCGGTGGGGCCCTGGGATGGGCCCCAGTACCACATCGCGCCCATGTGGGCTTTCTACCTGCAGACCATCTTCATGGGGCTGGTGTTCGTGGCGGGCACGCCCCTGAACGCCATCGTCCTCATCGTCACCATCAAGTACAAGAAGCTGCGGCAGCCGCTCAACTACATCCTGGTGAACATCTCCGTCAGCGGCCTCATGTGCTGCGTCTTCTGCATCTTCACCGTCTTCGTGGCCAGCTCCCAGGGATACTTTGTCTTCGGGAAGCACATGTGTGCCTTTGAGGGCTTTGCAGGGGCCACCGGAGGTACGAGGGGACCCTGGGGCACTCAGGCTGCTGCGGCCGGAGATGATGGAGTGACCACTGGGGCTACTGCAGCCAGAGGGGCCGCAGTGATCTCCAACAGGGGCTGAGGGACTTGGGGTGACCACCGTGGTCTGGTAGGGCTCAGGGTATCTTTGACCACCACATTCTGCTAAGGCTTTAGGAGTTGGGGTGACCACCACAAGCTGCAGGGGTGCAGGCATTGGGGGGACCTTCTGGACCTTTAGGAGCTGACCACTGTAGGCTGGTGGGACCACAGGAATCGGGGTGACCACTGCGGTCTGGTGGAGCTGGAGGTGGGGGTGCCCATCATGTTCGtctggggctgggggagttGGGGTGATCGTTGTGATCTGAAGGTGGCAGAATGGGTAAGGGCCATGGGTAGGATTGAGCCCTGTGATCTGCtgtggctggaggagctggggtcACCACTGAGGCCTGAAGGGAGGGGTGATCACCACATTCTGCTGGGGCTGTAGGACTTGGGGTGACCCGGGGGGCTTTGGGAATTGCGGTGACCCCTTGTCCTGGTGGccctgctcccccagggctgGTGACAGGGTGGTCCTTGGCCTTCCTGGCCTTCGAGCGCTACATCGTCATCTGCAAACCCTTCGGCAACTTCCGCTTCAACTCGCGCCACGCGCTGCTGGTGGTGGCGGCCACCTGGATCATCGGCGTCGGCGTCGCCATCCCGCCCTTCTTCGGCTGGAGCAGGTGGGACACGGGGCAGGGGGGCAGGTGGGGAGCCGTGGGGGTGCCAGGTGAGTGCCTGAGGCGCCTGAAGTGCCATGGGGCGCTGTGGGGCGTGAGGCGTGCCCCACGGCGCAGAGCCGGGGCTGAGCACAGGTCTGCAGGTACATCCCCGaggggctgcagtgctcctgcgGCCCTGACTGGTACACCGTGGGCACCAAGTACAAGAGCGAGTACTACACCTGGTTCCTCTTCATCTTCTGCTTCATCGTCCCCCTCTCCCTCATCATCTTCTCCTACTCCCAGCTGCTCAGCGCCCTGCGGGCCGTGAgtcctgggggcacaggggacatggggggcactggggacacggggggcgCTGGGgtcaggcacacctggggctgagagcgagggatggagaggggagaggggccgggggacaggagggagggagggagggagagaacaGGGATGGAGAGATGGAGAATTGActgtgagcagggagggagggcaggatggggagcaagagggagggagaggtgaCTGGAGGGATGAAGGCAGGGGAGGTTCCTTGGACAGAAGGttgggcaggagcacaggcaggaggatgGGCAGGGGCCAGGGGGCTGCACAGGGGCCGGGCGGGGGTCTGGCAGCCCGGGCAGGCccgaggtgtccctgtccccgggCAGGTGGCGGCGCAGCAGCAGGAGTCGGCCACGACGCAGAAGGCGGAGCGGGAGGTGTCGCGCATGGTCGTGGTCATGGTGGGCTCCTTCTGCATGTGCTACGTGCCCTACGCGGCGCTGGCCATGTACATGGTGAACAACCGCGAGCACGGCATCGACCTGCGCCTCGTCACCATCCCTGCCTTCTTCTCCAAGAGCTCCTGCGTCTACAACCCCATCATCTACTGCTTCATGAACAAACAGGTGACACCAGCCGCACCGCGACACAGACACGGggaggggacacccagggacacctggTGATGGGGGCATCCAGGGCTGCCCAAGGATATCTGAGGACCCGGGACACTCAGGGAGACCCCAGCACGGGGAACGCCCAGGGATGGATACCCGTGTGAGGGGACGCCTCACGACACTCAGATAAGGGGACGACATTGGCAAGGGGGACACAGAGAAGATGGGGACACCCCAGGACATTGGGGCAGCGGGGA encodes:
- the OPN1SW gene encoding short-wave-sensitive opsin 1, which codes for MDEEEFYLFKNQSSVGPWDGPQYHIAPMWAFYLQTIFMGLVFVAGTPLNAIVLIVTIKYKKLRQPLNYILVNISVSGLMCCVFCIFTVFVASSQGYFVFGKHMCAFEGFAGATGGLVTGWSLAFLAFERYIVICKPFGNFRFNSRHALLVVAATWIIGVGVAIPPFFGWSRYIPEGLQCSCGPDWYTVGTKYKSEYYTWFLFIFCFIVPLSLIIFSYSQLLSALRAVAAQQQESATTQKAEREVSRMVVVMVGSFCMCYVPYAALAMYMVNNREHGIDLRLVTIPAFFSKSSCVYNPIIYCFMNKQFRACIMETVCGRPMSDDSDVSSSAQRTEVSSVSSSQVGPS